A single genomic interval of Spinacia oleracea cultivar Varoflay chromosome 6, BTI_SOV_V1, whole genome shotgun sequence harbors:
- the LOC110790806 gene encoding uncharacterized protein gives MADQEDELQMALRMSMEQQQPISSPPEPKRSKPREMNNSSAGEPPSEVEKESPELKTRRIQRELMAAAAEKRMMMMTTGTMSKTPSPPNVSVTGAGGRIDSEVKMSEEVKVREVKMSEEVKVREVKMREDLGEELSMEVANQLFFMVFGGSVTKEVLAQWTNQGIRFSPDPETSMGLVQHEGGPCGVLATIQGFVLKYLLFVPEESSDNASRTSPRSWKRESVTPENFASLSEDIRKRAFVKSMAEILFRCGSNKKAVIATLDVLDHNDESDGLLDEIILRALEGFSVECASDLQKTLRVTSYTSSVSAMQGLETMLPMFESRMGAMLFLISALLSRGLESVQDDRDDPSLPLVTAPFGHASQEIVNLLLCGQAVANVFDERIDLGGGMFLKGVTTDVEVGFLTLLESLNFCKVGQHLKRPKLPIWVVGSESHYTVLFAFHPSVQDENEMEERESRIRRAFDSQDQSGGGGFISVEGLHQVLKETGINLPNDKLDRLCSAGFIVWSEFWQVLLDLDRNLGGFKDSSGLMGKKVFDLYHFNGIAKSVSNGNQGETPFQRPRITKLRVSVPPRWTPEEYMAEAAPPSSSSGSETGGKDAVVTEPPQHAPLVDCIRTRWARANCNWTGDQPSIV, from the exons ATGGCGGATCAAGAAGATGAATTACAGATGGCGTTGAGGATGAGTATGGAGCAGCAGCAGCCAATCAGTTCTCCGCCGGAGCCCAAGAGAAGCAAGCCTAGAGAAATGAACAATTCTTCCGCTGGAGAGCCGCCGTCGGAGGTGGAGAAGGAGTCACCGGAGTTGAAGACCCGTCGTATTCAGCGGGAGCTCATGGCTGCCGCGGCTGAgaagaggatgatgatgatgacgacgGGGACTATGTCGAAGACACCGTCACCCCCGAATGTGAGCGTAACCGGGGCTGGTGGCCGGATTGACAGCGAGGTGAAGATGAGTGAGGAGGTGAAGGTGAGGGAGGTGAAAATGAGTGAGGAGGTGAAGGTGAGGGAGGTGAAGATGAGGGAGGATTTAGGGGAGGAGTTGTCAATGGAGGTGGCGAATCAGCTGTTTTTTATGGTTTTTGGTGGGAGTGTTACTAAGGAGGTTCTTGCTCAGTGGACTAATCAGGGTATTAG GTTTAGCCCTGATCCAGAAACTTCTATGGGCCTGGTGCAGCACGAAGGAGGTCCATGTGGCGTGTTAGCAACAATACAA GGGTTCGTCCTAAAATATCTTCTGTTTGTTCCAGAAGAGTCGAGTGATAATGCATCAAGAACATCACCGAGATCTTGGAAACGTGAATCTGTTACGCCAGAAAACTTTGCTTCCCTCTCAGAAGATATTAGAAAAAG GGCATTTGTCAAAAGTATGGCAGAAATATTATTTCGTTGCGGAAGTAATAAAAAGGCGGTGATAGCAACTCTTGATGTCCTGGACCATAATGATGAAAGTGATGGACTGCTGGATGAG ATAATTTTAAGAGCTCTAGAAGGCTTTTCAGTTGAGTGTGCTTCAGATTTGCAGAAAACCCTGAGAGTAACTTCATATACTTCATCTGTCAGTGCAATGCAGGGGCTTGAGACTATGCTTCCTATGTTTGAAAGTCGTATGGGGGCAATGCTGTTCCTTATCTCAGCATTGCTTTCTCGAGGACTG GAATCCGTTCAAGATGATAGGGATGATCCAAGCCTACCATTAGTAACTGCTCCCTTTGGACATGCATCCCAG GAAATTGTAAACCTTTTGCTGTGTGGGCAGGCTGTTGCGAATGTGTTTGATGAAAGAATAGACTTAGGAGGTGGCATGTTTTTGAAGGGTGTAACCACTGATGTGGAAGTTGGATTCCTCACCCTGCTTGAGTCCCTTAACTTTTGTAAAGTTGGACAACATTTAAAACGGCCAAAATTGCCGATATGGGTTGTGGGGAGCGAGTCACATTATACTGTTCTATTTGCTTTTCATCCTTCTGTTCAGGATGAGAAtgaaatggaggagagagaatcaaGAATTAGGAGAGCATTTGATTCACAAGACCAGAGCGGAGGTGGTGGCTTCATTAGTGTCGAGGGTTTGCATCAAGTCCTCAAGGAAACTGGAATAAACCTTCCTAATGATAAGCTTGACCGCCTTTGCAGTGCTGGCTTTATAGTCTGGAGTGAGTTCTGGCAGGTCCTTTTGGATTTGGATAGAAACTTGGGAGGTTTCAAAGATTCATCGGGGTTAATGGGCAAAAAGGTGTTTGATCTCTACCATTTTAATGGGATTGCAAAATCAGTCTCAAATGGGAACCAAGGTGAGACTCCCTTTCAAAGACCGCGGATTACAAAGCTGAGAGTGTCGGTACCACCTAGGTGGACACCGGAGGAGTATATGGCAGAGGCAGCGCCCCCTTCAAGCTCTAGTGGCAGTGAAACTGGTGGGAAAGATGCTGTTGTAACAGAGCCTCCGCAGCATGCTCCTCTTGTAGACTGCATTAGAACAAGGTGGGCCCGTGCAAATTGCAATTGGACTGGGGATCAGCCAAGCATCGTTTAA